The following are from one region of the Cyanobium gracile PCC 6307 genome:
- a CDS encoding Rqc2 family fibronectin-binding protein, protein MAPSPSIQAMDVTSLRAVLAEMRRGLLPSRFEKAQQPDAHRLQLGLRSLRGTLWLELSWLAEAPRLLVVEPPLKQGEGSTLAQQLQHGLRGLALVSLEQQGWERVVTLGFAPRPGEPIRRQLVLELMGRHSNLFLLDEDQRVIALARQVRQDRSRLRPIGTGDPYQPPPPMAGEPPRLEEDAASWRRRLGLLPQTVGEALMGAYQGIGPALARQLAQDGLARPVQVLEAEAWQRLWKRWRLWLETVAEERFQLGWGGPSDYRCWDPEGPPTADDDWAINRGLAGYYADRLGRRELEQRRASLRQRLLNAAARERRNADQQQSLLEAVPGSDAMQRQADGLLSLPSPSREQIDEAQRLYRRARKLRRSVAAITPRLELHQQRLAAIEASLTFLEQAENGAQLAAVEEDLPVLLPAREGQGPGPSRRVRRGAAGSAPAPLELRSSGGLRLQVGRNHHQNEWISLQQARRGDLWFHAQECPGSHVVLKGSEGTPGEADLREAADLAAHFSRGRANGRVPVVMVPTTDLQRIAGAGPGTVRHRGGEVLWAVPERAAGLLAAPPRLPETERT, encoded by the coding sequence ATGGCCCCATCCCCGTCCATCCAGGCCATGGATGTGACCAGCCTGCGCGCCGTGCTGGCCGAGATGCGCCGCGGCCTGCTGCCCAGCCGTTTCGAGAAGGCCCAGCAGCCTGACGCCCACCGCCTGCAGCTGGGCCTGCGCAGCCTGCGGGGCACCCTCTGGCTGGAGCTCAGCTGGCTGGCGGAGGCCCCGCGCCTGCTGGTGGTCGAGCCGCCCCTGAAGCAGGGGGAGGGCAGCACCCTGGCCCAGCAGCTGCAGCACGGCCTGCGGGGCCTGGCCCTGGTGAGCCTGGAGCAGCAGGGCTGGGAGCGGGTGGTGACCCTGGGCTTCGCCCCCAGGCCCGGCGAGCCGATCCGGAGGCAGCTGGTGCTGGAGCTGATGGGGCGCCACAGCAACCTGTTCCTGCTGGACGAAGACCAGCGGGTGATCGCCCTGGCCCGCCAGGTGCGCCAGGACCGGTCGCGTCTGCGGCCGATCGGCACCGGCGATCCCTACCAGCCGCCACCGCCCATGGCCGGCGAGCCGCCCCGGCTGGAGGAGGATGCCGCCTCCTGGCGGCGGCGCCTGGGCCTGCTGCCCCAGACGGTCGGTGAGGCCCTGATGGGCGCCTATCAGGGGATCGGCCCGGCTCTGGCCCGCCAGCTGGCGCAGGACGGGCTGGCTCGGCCGGTGCAGGTCCTGGAGGCGGAGGCCTGGCAGCGGCTCTGGAAACGCTGGCGGCTCTGGCTGGAGACGGTGGCCGAGGAACGCTTCCAGCTGGGCTGGGGCGGCCCCAGCGACTACCGCTGCTGGGACCCCGAAGGGCCGCCAACCGCTGACGACGACTGGGCGATCAACCGGGGGCTGGCGGGTTACTACGCCGATCGCCTGGGGCGCCGGGAGCTGGAGCAGCGGCGGGCGAGCCTGCGGCAGCGGCTGCTGAACGCCGCGGCCCGGGAGCGCCGCAACGCCGACCAGCAGCAGAGCCTGCTGGAGGCCGTGCCCGGCAGTGACGCGATGCAGCGCCAGGCGGACGGCCTGCTCAGCCTGCCGTCGCCGTCGCGGGAGCAGATCGACGAAGCCCAGCGGCTGTACCGCCGGGCCCGCAAGCTGCGGCGTTCCGTCGCCGCGATCACCCCGCGGTTGGAGCTGCACCAGCAGCGACTGGCCGCCATTGAAGCCAGCCTCACCTTCCTGGAACAGGCGGAGAACGGGGCCCAGCTCGCCGCCGTGGAGGAGGACCTCCCCGTCCTGCTGCCCGCCCGGGAGGGCCAGGGGCCGGGGCCGTCCCGGCGGGTGCGGCGGGGGGCGGCCGGGAGCGCGCCGGCCCCGCTGGAGCTGCGCAGCAGCGGTGGCCTGCGGCTGCAAGTGGGTCGCAACCATCACCAGAACGAATGGATCAGCCTGCAGCAGGCCCGGCGCGGCGACCTCTGGTTCCATGCCCAGGAGTGTCCGGGCAGCCACGTGGTGCTCAAAGGCTCGGAGGGCACCCCCGGCGAGGCGGACCTGCGGGAGGCGGCCGACCTGGCGGCCCACTTCAGCCGCGGCCGGGCCAACGGCCGGGTGCCAGTGGTGATGGTGCCGACCACGGATCTGCAGCGCATCGCCGGCGCCGGCCCCGGCACGG
- the gmk gene encoding guanylate kinase, whose amino-acid sequence MDSPPSSGRLTVITGPSGVGKGTLVSRLLQRHPALWLSVSATTRSPRPGESDGQHYFFLTRPDFEAQVAGGGFLEWAEFAGHLYGTPRGPVEAHLAQGRPVLLEIELEGARQVRRTFPAAFQVLIKPPSFEELERRIRGRGTDSDEAITRRLARAREELTAEAEFDAVLVNADLGEALQELERLLGLGDAV is encoded by the coding sequence ATGGACTCCCCCCCCTCCAGTGGCCGGCTCACGGTGATCACCGGCCCCAGCGGGGTGGGTAAGGGGACCCTCGTGTCCCGGCTGCTGCAGCGGCACCCCGCCCTGTGGCTGTCCGTCTCGGCCACCACCCGTTCGCCCCGGCCCGGAGAGAGCGACGGTCAGCACTACTTCTTCCTGACGCGCCCCGACTTCGAAGCCCAGGTGGCCGGCGGAGGCTTCCTGGAGTGGGCCGAGTTCGCGGGCCACCTCTACGGCACCCCCCGGGGCCCGGTGGAGGCCCACCTCGCCCAGGGGCGGCCGGTGCTGCTGGAGATCGAGCTGGAAGGAGCCCGCCAGGTGCGTCGCACCTTCCCCGCGGCCTTCCAGGTGCTGATCAAGCCGCCCAGCTTCGAGGAGCTGGAACGCCGCATCCGCGGCCGTGGCACCGACAGCGACGAGGCGATCACGCGGCGGCTGGCGCGGGCCCGCGAGGAACTCACGGCCGAAGCGGAGTTCGATGCCGTCCTGGTGAACGCCGACCTCGGCGAGGCCCTGCAGGAGCTGGAGCGGCTGCTGGGACTGGGCGACGCCGTCTGA
- the psaJ gene encoding photosystem I reaction center subunit IX gives MKKFLTTAPVVAAVWFTLTAGITIEVFRFFPDLIIHPL, from the coding sequence ATGAAGAAATTCCTCACCACCGCTCCCGTCGTGGCCGCCGTCTGGTTCACCCTGACCGCAGGCATCACGATTGAAGTCTTCCGCTTCTTCCCTGACTTGATCATTCACCCCCTCTGA
- a CDS encoding Photosystem I reaction centre subunit III, whose translation MRRLLSSRSFAIRAFALVTSVFLLFGFAPSARADIGGLTPCSETPRFQQRAAAASTDQAKARFAYYGQALCGTDGLPHLITDGRWSHAGDFTIPGLLFLYIAGTIGWAGRGYLMAIRGSKDATMREIQIDLPLAFKTTLAAAVWPLAALKEFTSGALVESDSKVTVSPR comes from the coding sequence ATGCGCCGTCTTCTCTCCAGTCGTTCCTTCGCCATCCGGGCCTTCGCCCTGGTGACGTCCGTGTTCCTGCTGTTCGGCTTCGCCCCCTCGGCCCGGGCCGACATCGGCGGACTCACCCCCTGCAGCGAGACCCCCCGCTTCCAGCAGCGTGCCGCCGCTGCCAGCACGGATCAGGCCAAGGCCCGATTCGCGTACTACGGGCAGGCCCTCTGTGGCACCGATGGCCTGCCCCACCTGATCACCGACGGCCGCTGGAGCCACGCCGGTGACTTCACGATCCCGGGCCTGCTGTTCCTCTACATCGCCGGCACGATCGGCTGGGCCGGCCGCGGCTACCTGATGGCCATCCGCGGCAGCAAGGACGCCACCATGCGCGAGATCCAGATCGATCTGCCCCTGGCCTTCAAGACCACCCTGGCAGCGGCCGTCTGGCCCCTGGCGGCCCTCAAGGAGTTCACCAGCGGAGCTCTGGTGGAATCCGACTCCAAAGTCACCGTTTCCCCCCGCTGA
- the tsaD gene encoding tRNA (adenosine(37)-N6)-threonylcarbamoyltransferase complex transferase subunit TsaD: protein MRTVLALETSCDESAAAIVAGRRVLAGAVASQMEEHARWGGVVPEIASRRHVEALPALIARVLEESGVAMADLDAVAATVAPGLAGALLVGSVTARTLARLHRKPFLGVHHLEGHLCSVHLGDPLPEGPYLVLLVSGGHTELIRVDGPGAYTRLGRSRDDAAGECFDKVARLLGLGYPGGPAIEAAAAGGDPGRFRFPKGRVSLAEGGFHPYDLSFSGLKTAVLRQVQRLAGEGAPLPVTDLAASFEQGVAEVLVERSCRCAVEAGLETVVLVGGVAANRRLRRLMAEATAARGLSWRVAPLAYCTDNAAMVGLAAVERLEAGGSSRISLGVAARLPLEQAGGLYAPQPPF, encoded by the coding sequence ATGCGCACGGTTCTGGCCCTCGAAACAAGTTGTGACGAGTCGGCGGCGGCGATCGTGGCCGGTCGGCGGGTCCTGGCGGGGGCCGTGGCCTCCCAGATGGAGGAGCACGCCCGCTGGGGCGGGGTGGTGCCGGAGATCGCCTCGCGCCGCCATGTGGAGGCGCTGCCGGCCCTGATCGCCCGGGTGCTGGAGGAGAGCGGCGTGGCCATGGCCGACCTTGATGCCGTCGCCGCCACGGTCGCCCCCGGCCTGGCCGGGGCCCTGCTGGTGGGGTCGGTCACGGCCCGTACCCTGGCGCGGCTGCACCGCAAGCCCTTCCTGGGGGTGCATCACCTGGAGGGGCATCTCTGCTCGGTGCACCTGGGCGATCCCCTGCCGGAAGGTCCGTACCTGGTGCTGCTGGTCAGCGGCGGCCACACCGAGCTGATCCGCGTCGATGGCCCCGGTGCCTACACCCGCCTGGGCCGCAGCCGCGACGATGCGGCCGGTGAATGCTTCGACAAGGTGGCCCGGCTGCTCGGGCTGGGCTATCCGGGCGGACCGGCGATCGAGGCGGCGGCGGCCGGTGGCGACCCTGGCCGCTTCCGCTTTCCCAAGGGGAGGGTCTCCCTTGCCGAGGGGGGCTTCCATCCCTATGACCTCAGCTTCAGCGGCCTCAAGACGGCGGTGCTGCGCCAGGTGCAGCGGCTCGCTGGCGAGGGCGCTCCGCTGCCCGTGACCGACCTGGCGGCGAGCTTCGAGCAGGGGGTGGCCGAGGTGCTGGTGGAGCGCAGCTGCCGCTGCGCCGTCGAGGCGGGCCTGGAGACGGTGGTGCTGGTGGGGGGCGTGGCCGCCAACCGGCGCCTGCGCCGCCTGATGGCGGAGGCCACCGCCGCCCGCGGCCTGTCCTGGCGCGTCGCGCCCCTGGCCTACTGCACCGACAACGCCGCCATGGTGGGCCTGGCGGCGGTCGAGCGGCTCGAGGCGGGGGGGAGCAGCAGGATCAGCCTGGGGGTGGCGGCCCGGCTCCCCCTGGAGCAGGCCGGTGGGCTCTATGCACCACAGCCCCCCTTTTGA
- a CDS encoding type IV pilus twitching motility protein PilT, whose protein sequence is MPMSAEGGSPPTLEQIVRVAYERNFSDIHLGVGEEPRFRSRGDMILAGLGVTDGNTFRDWLREILEPAQIDRFFQQKEYDGSFAFGFVRVRINLLESLQGPAMVLRLIPQAISTIDELNLPPVLKDLAQRPKGMLLVTGPTGSGKSTTLAAVIDHINRTMKRHILTIEDPVEFVHQSRQSLIRQRELGSHTRHFKTALRAALREDPDVILVGEIRDQDTLTTAIEASQTGHLLLGTLHTNSAVRSVERMLGMYPPDEQEIVRRSVADSLLGVISQGLVKTVDGKRASYHDVFINTDACKDYILRANLDEIEAIMARSGFDGMITSNQYLANLVSAGRVHAEEALAASLRPGELAQTLRGRT, encoded by the coding sequence ATGCCGATGTCGGCGGAGGGTGGATCCCCGCCGACCCTGGAGCAGATCGTTCGGGTGGCCTACGAGCGCAACTTCTCCGACATCCACCTCGGCGTCGGGGAGGAGCCACGGTTCCGCAGCCGCGGCGACATGATCCTGGCCGGTCTGGGCGTGACCGACGGCAACACCTTCCGCGACTGGCTGCGGGAGATCCTGGAGCCGGCCCAGATCGATCGTTTCTTCCAGCAGAAGGAATACGACGGCTCCTTCGCCTTCGGTTTCGTTCGGGTGCGCATCAACCTGCTCGAATCCCTGCAGGGTCCGGCCATGGTCCTGCGGTTGATTCCCCAGGCCATCTCCACCATCGACGAACTCAATCTGCCGCCGGTGCTCAAGGATCTGGCCCAGCGTCCCAAGGGCATGCTGCTGGTCACCGGCCCGACGGGATCAGGCAAGAGCACCACCCTGGCCGCGGTGATCGACCACATCAACCGCACGATGAAGCGCCACATCCTCACCATCGAGGATCCGGTCGAATTCGTGCATCAGAGCCGCCAGTCCCTGATCCGCCAGAGGGAGCTGGGCAGCCACACCCGCCACTTCAAGACCGCCCTCCGTGCTGCCCTGCGGGAGGATCCCGACGTGATCCTGGTGGGGGAGATCCGTGACCAGGACACCCTCACCACCGCAATCGAAGCCTCCCAGACCGGACACCTGCTGCTGGGAACCCTGCACACCAACTCGGCGGTGCGCTCCGTCGAGCGGATGCTGGGCATGTATCCCCCCGACGAACAGGAGATCGTCCGGCGTTCGGTGGCCGATTCGCTCCTGGGGGTGATCTCCCAGGGCCTGGTCAAGACGGTGGATGGCAAAAGGGCCTCGTACCACGACGTCTTCATCAACACGGATGCGTGCAAGGACTACATCCTGCGGGCCAATCTTGATGAGATCGAAGCGATCATGGCCCGCAGCGGGTTCGACGGCATGATCACGTCCAACCAGTACCTGGCGAATCTGGTGTCCGCCGGCAGGGTTCACGCAGAGGAGGCCCTCGCCGCCAGCCTCAGACCTGGCGAACTTGCCCAGACGCTGCGAGGTCGAACCTGA
- the wecB gene encoding non-hydrolyzing UDP-N-acetylglucosamine 2-epimerase, whose amino-acid sequence MNPGCLGSSDPRRPVSPQPLVSIVLGTRPEAIKLAPVILAFQRSPDFRTRVVLTGQHREMVTQVMHLFGLAADHDLALMAPKQTLTHVTCAALQGLKQEFEAHRPDLVLVQGDTTTAFASALAAFYEQIPVGHVEAGLRTDDLLDPFPEEANRRLISQLARLHFAPTAQSAANLRASGVVGEILTTGNTVIDALLLMARSAPDWDLPGLDWQKQRVLLATVHRRENWGERLQDIGRGFLALLERFPDTALLLPLHRNPTVREPLQALLGSHPRAFLIEPLDYDRLVAAMRGCTLLLTDSGGLQEEAPALGKPVLVLRRTTERPEAVAAGTAKLIGTDSDAILSEASRLLEDPQAYEAMAHAHNPFGDGAASGRIVEAARRFLGLAAA is encoded by the coding sequence ATGAACCCAGGCTGCCTAGGATCCTCCGATCCGCGTCGGCCCGTGTCCCCACAGCCTCTGGTCAGCATCGTTCTGGGTACGCGCCCCGAGGCCATCAAGCTGGCTCCGGTGATCCTGGCCTTCCAGCGGTCGCCGGACTTCCGCACCCGCGTGGTCCTCACGGGACAGCACCGCGAGATGGTCACCCAGGTGATGCACCTGTTCGGCCTGGCCGCCGACCATGACCTGGCCCTGATGGCCCCGAAGCAGACCCTCACCCACGTCACCTGCGCCGCCCTGCAGGGGCTGAAGCAGGAGTTCGAGGCGCACCGCCCCGATCTGGTGCTGGTCCAGGGCGACACCACCACCGCCTTCGCCAGCGCCCTGGCCGCCTTCTACGAACAGATCCCCGTCGGCCATGTGGAGGCCGGCCTGCGTACCGACGACCTGCTCGACCCCTTCCCCGAGGAAGCCAACCGCCGCCTGATCTCCCAGCTGGCCCGCCTCCACTTCGCCCCCACGGCCCAGTCGGCGGCCAACCTGAGGGCCTCGGGGGTGGTGGGGGAGATCCTCACCACCGGTAACACGGTCATTGATGCCCTGCTGCTCATGGCTCGTTCCGCCCCCGACTGGGACCTGCCCGGCCTCGACTGGCAGAAGCAGCGGGTGCTGCTGGCCACCGTGCACCGCCGCGAAAACTGGGGGGAGCGTCTCCAGGACATCGGCCGGGGCTTCCTGGCCCTGCTCGAACGCTTCCCCGACACCGCCCTGCTGCTGCCGCTGCACCGCAACCCCACGGTGCGGGAGCCCCTGCAGGCCCTGCTGGGTTCCCATCCCCGCGCCTTCCTGATCGAGCCGCTCGACTACGACCGGCTGGTGGCGGCGATGCGCGGCTGCACGCTGCTGCTCACCGATTCGGGCGGTCTGCAGGAGGAGGCCCCCGCCCTGGGCAAGCCCGTGCTGGTGCTGCGCCGCACGACCGAGCGACCCGAAGCGGTGGCGGCGGGCACGGCGAAGCTGATCGGCACCGACAGCGATGCGATCCTCAGCGAGGCCAGCCGCCTCCTGGAGGACCCGCAGGCCTACGAGGCCATGGCCCACGCCCACAATCCCTTCGGCGATGGGGCGGCCAGCGGCCGGATCGTGGAGGCGGCCCGCCGCTTCCTGGGCCTGGCTGCCGCCTAG